A genomic segment from Dendropsophus ebraccatus isolate aDenEbr1 chromosome 7, aDenEbr1.pat, whole genome shotgun sequence encodes:
- the LOC138797276 gene encoding mitochondrial antiviral-signaling protein-like — MGFAEDKFLQYLRKNLTLLEPIKVDELLGPLSGCLSMATVEKLNTYVRNQGNRKTVMDFYLDLSRSDNWVSHFIDALEHCEHKELAERFKKVYSSFQLPKFPQSSPSSLPPSINHHNRQTPQKNPEHYYISLPGQTSPIKIAMAQGPAIPFQRPKQVQPEQQMAHSSPSHPSHGFGSLSPLPQDPPAPPRTPISHNASAPIQSDRKTSEDDARNPVPETTPCQAAPSGRDGEKESSIPEVPNSVPDPLPRGCSSPNLKGPHQEVSIRTSPEEGSPAKLPEPDTTPSYSPSTSSDRGADNWRSQREPDKNQLPEKDPAYMTVNSGQKVQPPAIRNAAIRPDQPGSALDTRSVRPKVVGGVQHNGQSAYQAVENVPDRSAAKSRPVNRRSAQEEPNREWPLNQWVDRSPAMNRPVIQDTAQQEPNREWPPNQQVDNVPDRNPATNRSVIQDTPQQEPHREWSPNPQVSSGSSCRPLGNTNDDEEYNLGKPGVLMSTPESAYAPNLGALSEMSHISELQISDCTEADKSSNAGGRSSSSSTEDPPPPVDTSNNRSLPIRNRRSPEENDFMFDSRSSPGRNRQLSDPSSTQAEENTFDSRDVNHFRLQYNERPEENLMDINDSLRNRPRKSPNTSESNDQNRQQEYSKKTEGRDYERKVLVTITVASLCLSLYLLWKSRNN, encoded by the exons ATGGGTTTTGCAGAAGATAAGTTCCTTCAATATCTGAGAAAGAATCTTACACTTCTGGAGCCCATAAAGGTTGATGAGCTCTTAGGTCCGCTATCAGGCTGCCTCTCCATGGCTACTGTG GAGAAGCTGAACACCTACGTAAGGAATCAGGGCAACAGGAAAACAGTGATGGATTTCTATCTAGATCTGAGCAGAAGTGACAACTGGGTGAGCCATTTTATCGATGCTCTCGAGCACTGCGAACATAAGGAACTGGCGGAAAGGTTCAAAAAGGTTTATTCATCTTTTCAGCTTCCAAAAT TTCCGCAGTCTTCTCCTAGTTCCCTCCCGCCATCAATCAATCATCACAACCGGCAAACACCTCAGAAAAATCCTGAACATTATTACATCAGCCTCCCTGGACAAACATCCCCAATAAAGATAGCCATGGCGCAAGGTCCTGCAATACCTTTTCAAAGGCCCAAACAGGTCCAACCTGAGCAGCAGATGGCCCACAGCTCACCGTCCCACCCAAGCCATGGGTTTGGAAGCCTTTCTCCATTACCACAGGACCCACCTGCTCCACCCAGAACCCCGATCTCCCACAATGCTTCAGCACCAATACAGTCAGACAGAAAAACATCAGAAGATGATGCCAGAAATCCAGTCCCTGAAACAACTCCATGTCAGGCCGCACCCTCAGGGCGCGATGGTGAG AAAGAGTCTTCAATACCAGAAGTTCCAAACAGTGTTCCTGATCCATTACCTAGAGGTTGTTCATCACCAAACTTGAAAGGGCCCCATCAAGAGGTGTCCATCAGAACATCACCTGAAGAAGGGTCTCCAGCAAAG CTTCCAGAGCCTGACACTACTCCTTCTTATAGTCCTTCCACAAGCAGTGATCGAGGGGCTGACAACTGGAGAAGTCAACGGGAGCCTGACAAG AATCAGCTTCCGGAAAAAGACCCTGCTTATATGACTGTTAACTCTGGACAGAAGGTCCAGCCGCCAGCCATCCGCAAT GCAGCAATCCGTCCAGATCAGCCTGGGTCAGCATTAGACACTCGTTCAGTAAGGCCAAAGGTTGTTGGTGGAGTCCAGCACAATGGACAGTCTGCATATCAGGCG GTTGAGAATGTTCCGGACAGGAGTGCAGCAAAGTCCCGTCCTGTAAACCGAAGATCTGCTCAAGAGGAACCGAACAGGGAATGGCCACTGAACCAATGG GTCGACAGGAGTCCAGCAATGAACCGTCCTGTAATCCAAGATACTGCTCAACAGGAACCAAACAGGGAATGGCCACCGAACCAACAG GTCGACAACGTTCCAGACAGGAATCCAGCAACGAACCGTTCTGTAATCCAAGACACTCCTCAACAGGAACCGCACAGGGAATGGTCACCGAACCCACAG GTTTCTTCAGGATCATCTTGCCGACCATTGGGCAACACTAATGATGATGAAGAGTACAATTTAGGTAAACCAGGAGTACTGATGTCTACTCCAGAATCTGCATATGCCCCCAACTTAGGAGCATTATCAGAAATGTCTCATATTTCTGAATTACAAATAAGTGACTGTACAGAGGCGGATAAATCAAGTAATGCGGGAGGTCGGTCTTCTAGTTCCAGCACAGAGGATCCACCTCCACCTGTAGACACTTCCAACAACCGGAGCCTGCCGATAAGAAACAGAAGGAGTCCAGAAGAGAACGACTTCATGTTTGACTCGAGGTCCAGCCCAGGACGTAACAGGCAACTCAGTGATCCCTCGTCCACACAGGCGGAGGAGAATACTTTTGACAGTAGAGATGTCAATCACTTTAGACTTCAATACAACGAGAGACCAGAAGAGAACCTCATGGACATCAATGACTCTCTGAGGAACAGAccaaggaaatctccaaatactAGTGAGTCAAATGATCAAAATAGGCAGCAAGAGTATAGCAAAAAGACTGAAGGAAGAGATTATGAAAGGAAGGTCTTGGTCACCATCACTGTTGCCTCTCTTTGTCTTTCTTTATACCTCCTATGGAAGAGTAGAAACAACTAG